A genomic segment from Daphnia carinata strain CSIRO-1 chromosome 1, CSIRO_AGI_Dcar_HiC_V3, whole genome shotgun sequence encodes:
- the LOC130691660 gene encoding hatching enzyme 1.2-like, whose product MMLFATMQSDSAMSFWLIVILLLGVFSLSESKSFPKATLAKPPVDDVQLTVAHRGTPVYTDDDIFVSLKTRANALTESLNPSWVNYSDPKLLWNPQDIPYFIDPSLANYTNIIYTSLSEFTQVSCLRFRELYSSESHSWPKDYLYFNNSEGCASFVGRQGGAQLISLQAEKCTADGAGKVMHLILHSLGFGHEHNRPDRESAIRIHWQNVNETKRQYLIKYNGTDAATYNESYDYDSIMHGSNTLFTTNSSLMTITARNDSNLPLGNRDHPSAADIRRLNARYSCSSTTEAPTGSECDPTASAPTCFGETRPTLADPADCTKYYVCQGSEPIRMPCPEGLYYNPLIFVCDWPWATICCSATRRRDGTVTAATIK is encoded by the exons ATGATGCTTTTCGCAACGATGCAGTCGGATAGTGCAATGTCCTTTTGGCTGATTGTGATCCTCCTGCTAGGAGTTTTCTCTTTGTCCGAGTCGAAG TCTTTTCCGAAAGCAACCCTTGCTAAGCCACCCGTCGATGATGTGCAGCTCACTGTTGCACATCGAGGAA CACCAGTATACACCGATGACGACATCTTCGTGTCATTG AAAACACGTGCAAATGCATTAACAGAGTCATTGAATCCATCGTGGGTCAATTATAGCGATCCGAAACTACTCTGGAATCCTCAGGACATTCCTTACTTCATCGATCCGAGTTTGG CAAACTACACGAACATAATCTACACGTCGCTGTCGGAATTCACCCAAGTGTCCTGCCTGCGATTCCGAGAACTTTATTCCTCCGAATCCCATTCGTGGCCTAAAGATTACCtttattttaacaattcaGAG GGCTGTGCTTCTTTCGTTGGCCGTCAGGGTGGCGCACAACTGATCTCTTTACAGGCCGAAAAGTGCACAGCCGATGGTGCTGGCAAAGTCATGCACTTGATTCTTCATTCGTTAG GTTTTGGACATGAACACAACCGACCGGATCGTGAAAGTGCCATCCGTATTCACTGGCAAAACGTGAACGAAACCAAAAGGCAATACCTCATCAAATACAA TGGGACTGATGCGGCTACGTATAACGAGTCTTACGATTACGACAGCATCATGCACGGTAGTAACACTCTTTTCACGACCAATTCTTCGTTGATGACGATCACTGCTAGAAATG ATTCAAATTTGCCATTGGGTAATCGTGATCATCCTAGCGCTGCTGATATTCGTCGTCTGAACGCTCGATATTCTTGTTCCAGTACAACGGAAGCCCCGACAGGCAGTGAATGTGACCCTACGGCAAGTGCCCCAACTTGCTTCGGTGAAACGCGCCCAACGTTAGCAGATCCGGCGGATTGTACAAAATATTACGTCTGTCAGGGTAGTGAACCGATCCGGATGCCGTGCCCGGAAGGATTGTACTACAATCCTTTAATATTCGTTTGCGACTGGCCGTGGGCCACCATATGTTGCTCGGCGACTAGACGTCGTGATGGAACAGTTACTGCTGCAACAATCAAATAA
- the LOC130691637 gene encoding interaptin-like yields the protein MEESTDASEKSISMGPANLISQEEPSNEPVHSTISDASFVSPTRNQLSHAMGSLSISSITNADSSQIAHLHAAFSPDADFRPDILMSTVNSRQTSTSQEDLNISMGPLPGFDFTRESQSEEDQDDHKQPLTSLVANIEKLEVRQKKHCEVQQPVPPVTRGSKSIQTEELQCHKCEQLHILYNQKLLEVANEFQQQYTSQFQMVEQHVAASEDAQKQIKDLVDQLDAADKQLKANRAFLEQQAVEREQEREEASEQQKKLEALLTEKEKECERMKTSILQLTNEVQQLHETRKEKDRILQDHLSMQQRLEQQNQLLRINQADMDEENSSLQTVLDVKEKLLKAQSEQIAALQNELENHLYAHSETERESEAPASVKHDSTLQDVVETSLAASRAEMPSLFDELQQMICRLLHKVENSTRALEAAQTAKRKRTNNNLLSPRTQITPSTSTEDISIKDKNPRGLDDLRDLSSPSPTGENGTNNPERALNFLQQLDGKLAILSRIEEAACKRIADLEAELHRVCQSEKRSVSRAAELEQQYQQHRLLLQDVDAEKHELQVEHTELLKRISSLENRLEEQRRSAALGASQNMHAEKCRTLSEEKQQLQLIVQEKDESLASMQKQMGDLHQRIDKLMKAIQEKEQESTRRTQDDYSQSSVERLRDAPHQDGSMTWSKLGPQNSPVPLSPIYQPHNQYHQTAQLKHQETAHALSMEVAELKDKLIKCEKERQVLEDEAASNASRLAQLESLELRNAALDDMVDEAERQKKEYEQRCTGLEKELEECRGKLQDLATVRERGVALEKELSQYKAMAQEVETSCQLHLTLKKEYEEHKQASQATIDELQKQRQELETTLINQKNLAQEYDIMRRRCIALETEAAAQRGTITAVEVLQQRCASLQSDLIYQQQTAQQQCSALKAQLDSKEKRLNDLQTKLKQSDSCKAQVEEALQKLQLEVEAVKKAQQLQQKQKSAATADPRELSTLLEGPPAPPDLLAPSFVEFLGSATSSRCSSRAASIRIGSPAYRTAESSTLNDLSLPNSMVGKTALKEVQRESEQLLAFGKHMLEMQQNAAQQKANCLPSTNQNIEDDLETTLMPDGDSFVAGVNPAEVELTRKMQLLRTELAMERLLLQDQRTANSRLQQQVMQLIAQQRNQPVKSQPSQKSISAYRSLPPEQATKFLQYRALKLESIRKNLIYQKKFLSTIANEWDQNHNQRTEKAFEPKKALRCFRVAVFTVISIQRMRYVVRLWRQRRRAIEAQPSSD from the exons atggaagaatcTACAGATGCCAGTGAAAAGTCTATATCTATGGGCCCGGCGAACCTCATCAGTCAAGAAGAACCGAGCAACGAACCTGTGCATTCAACGATCTCAGATGCTAGTTTTGTGTCACCCACAAGAAACCAATTAAGTCATGCAATGGGAAGTTTGTCTATTTCCTCCATCACAAATGCAGACAGTAGCCAAATTGCTCATTTGCATGCTGCATTTTCTCCAGATGCAGATTTCAGACCTGACATACTGATGTCAACAGTTAATTCTCGACAGACTTCAACCTCTCAAGAAGATTTGAACATCAGTATGGGACCATTACCTGGTTTTGACTTTACACGTGAAAGTCAGTCTGAAGAAGATCAAGATGACCACAAACAACCATTAACAAGCCTTGTTGCAAATATCGAAAAATTGGAagttagacaaaaaaaacattgtgaaGTGCAGCAGCCAGTTCCTCCAGTAACACGTGGCTCCAAGAGCATTCAAACAGAAGAATTACAGTGTCATAAATGTGAACAGTTACACATTCTGTACAACCAAAAACTTTTGGAAGTAGCAAATGAATTCCAGCAGCAATACACTTCACAATTTCAGATGGTTGAGCAACATGTTGCTGCTTCTGAGGATGCACAAAAGCAGATAAAAGACTTGGTGGATCAACTAGACGCAGCAGACAAACAGTTAAAA GCAAATCGGGCGTTTTTGGAGCAACAGGCTGTCGAGAGAGAGCAGGAACGAGAAGAGGCCAGCGAACAGCAGAAAAAACTAGAAGCTTTATTAaccgaaaaggaaaaagaatgtgAACGCATGAAAACAAGTATATTGCAACTTACGAATGAGGTTCAGCAACTTCATGAAACCCGTAAAGAAAAGGATCGTATTCTACAG GATCACCTTAGTATGCAACAGCGATTGGAGCAACAAAACCAACTTTTGCGAATAAACCAGGCCGATATGGACGAAGAAAACAGTAGCTTGCAGACTGTTTTggatgttaaagaaaaattgctcAAGGCGCAATCGGAGCAAATAGCCGCCCTGcaaaatgaattagaaaatCATTTATACGCACATTCGGAAACGGAAAGAGAAAGCGAAGCCCCAGCAAGTGTCAAACATGATTCGACATTGCAAGATGTAGTGGAAACTTCCCTCGCAGCTTCACGTGCTGAAATGCCCTCGTTGTTTGATGAACTCCAGCAGATGATTTGCCGCCTTTTACATAAAGTCGAAAACAGTACACGGGCGCTGGAAGCGGCGCAAACTGCCAAGCGAAAAAGAACGAATAACAATTTATTGAGTCCAAGGACTCAAATAACTCCTTCAACTAGCACAGAAGACATATCCATCAA GGATAAAAATCCCAGGGGACTTGATGATCTGCGTGACTTGTCCAGCCCATCACCGACAGGTGAAAACGGCACTAATAACCCCGAACGTGCACTCAACTTCCTGCAACAGCTGGACGGGAAACTGGCGATATTGA GTCGTATAGAAGAAGCTGCATGTAAACGCATAGCAGATCTTGAAGCAGAACTACATCGCGTTTGCCAGTCGGAAAAGCGTAGCGTTTCGAGAGCGGCCGAGTTAGAACAGCAATATCAACAACACCGGTTGTTGCTACAG GATGTCGATGCGGAAAAACATGAACTTCAAGTGGAGCATACAGAATTATTGAAACGCATTTCCTCTTTGGAAAATCGGCTAGAAGAACAAAGACGATCAGCGGCCCTTGGAGCCTCGCAAAATATGCACGCCGAGAAGTGCCGCACCCTATCAGAGGAGAAACAGCAACTGCAGCTGATTGTCCAGGAGAAAGATGAATCACTCGCTAGTATGCAGAAGCAGATGGGCGACTTACATCAACGAATCGACAAACTTATGAAAGctattcaagaaaaagaacaagagtcCACTAGGCGAACCCAAGATGATTATTCCCAAAGCAGTGTAGAACGTTTACGAGACGCTCCTCACCAGGACGGTAGCATGACGTGGTCTAAACTCGGTCCGCAGAATTCTCCTGTCCCGCTCAGTCCCATATACCAACCACACAATCAGTATCATCAAACGGCACAGCTCAAACATCAAGAGACGGCACATGCGCTCTCCATGGAAGTGGCCGAACTCAAAGACAAGCTAATAAAATGCGAGAAAGAGCGACAAGTTTTAGAGGATGAAGCGGCGTCTAACGCCAGTCGTCTGGCTCAACTGGAATCACTGGAACTACGTAATGCCGCATTAGACGACATGGTAGACGAAGCCGAGCGACAGAAAAAAGAGTATGAACAGCGTTGCACTGGCCTGGAAAAGGAGCTGGAAGAATGCCGCGGTAAGTTGCAAGACCTGGCAACCGTTCGAGAACGTGGCGTCGCCCTGGAGAAGGAGCTAAGCCAGTACAAGGCTATGGCGCAGGAAGTGGAAACATCATGTCAATTGCATTTGAccttgaaaaaagaatatgaagAACATAAGCAGGCAAGCCAAGCAACGATCGATGAATTACAGAAGCAACGCCAAGAGCTGGAAACAACTCTAATTAATCAAAAGAATTTAGCTCAAGAATACGATATCATGCGCCGTAGATGTATAGCTCTTGAAACAGAAGCAGCGGCCCAGCGTGGCACGATTACAGCTGTGGAAGTTCTTCAACAGCGCTGCGCTTCTTTACAATCTGATCTTATTTACCAGCAGCAAACAGCCCAGCAACAGTGCTCAGCACTAAAAGCTCAATTGGATTCAAAGGAGAAGAGGCTTAATGATttgcaaacaaaattgaaGCAATCTGACAGTTGTAAAGCCCAAGTCGAAGAGGCTTTACAGAAGTTGCAGCTTGAAGTCGAGGCGGTCAAAAAGGCCCAGCAACtgcaacaaaagcaaaaaagcgCTGCAACAGCTGATCCTAGAGAATTATCGACGTTGCTAGAAG GTCCACCAGCACCACCGGATTTGCTTGCTCCATCTTTCGTGGAATTTCTAGGAAGTGCGACAAGTAGTCGATGTAGCAGTCGAGCAGCTTCCATCCGCATTGGCAGTCCAGCATATCGAACCGCTGAATCCAGTACTTTAAATGATTTGTCTTTGCCTAATTCCATGGTGGGGAAAACTGCTTTGAAAGAAGTTCAAAGAGAGAGTGAACAGCTGCTGGCTTTCGGTAAACACATGCTTGAGATGCAACAGAACGCAGCTCAGCAAAAAGCAAACTGTTTGCCGTCAACCAATCAGAATATCGAG GATGATCTTGAGACTACGTTAATGCCAGATGGGGATAGTTTTGTAGCTGGAGTCAATCCAGCTGAGgtagaattaactagaaaaaTGCAGCTACTTAGGACGGAACTTGCAATGGAGCGACTCTTGTTGCAAGATCAGCGAACAGCCAACTCACGCCTCCAACAACAG GTGATGCAATTAATTGCGCAACAGAGAAACCAGCCGGTCAAATCCCAGCCGTCtcaaaaatcaatttcagcATACCGATCTCTTCCACCGGAACAAGCCACCAAA TTTCTCCAGTATCGAGCCCTCAAATTAGAAAGTATACGCAAAAATTTAATCTACCAGAAAAAGTTTCTTTCAACCATTGCCAACGAATGGGATCAGAACCATAATCAACGAACAGAGAAGGCGTTCGAACCTAAGAAGGCCTTGCGATGTTTCAG GGTCGCTGTTTTTACCGTCATATCGATTCAGAGGATGCGCTACGTGGTGAGGCTGTGGCGCCAAAGAAGGCGGGCGATCGAAGCTCAACCTTCGTCTGACTga